The following are encoded together in the Wolbachia endosymbiont (group E) of Neria commutata genome:
- a CDS encoding carboxypeptidase, with the protein MKSYNFLEEVLYRVKSIDGTLKVLSQSQLSVEDKIEQVSLIEEIKHEIISHDLIKESLADALSKKNNTHSWQLKLIEKMHKSTSAIPVDLVKSLSKAKIECQNLWKLSRSEASNLVKLKERFSDLIKLVREAASAKSKQLKCSKYDSLLADYDSDITEKEIKEIFPQVGKFFSESVGKIIEKQKKDKATNIQKIAAQKQVELGSVCLQQIGIELNEVRIPYDYVSSPIDYNESDFCYGLFSLLRYSGYGIFQKYLAQNHISNQITGCVMYETQGLFMERMIGSSREFTEFIQPHIKEKFAIKGKIGAKAISAENLYLIFNKVNLSSSLKNADEFTLLAHIMLRTKLEQDIINGKLEVKDLHEAWLEGTKHYKIPVKAENELDTYFQDEYWVSGVIGYFPLKIIALIAVVQIFSFIKKNHYESLSAIIKGDFSLLISWLSQNVYSAKCSILDLLKNVTGKSLDVECYTDYMSEKYGLSE; encoded by the coding sequence ATGAAATCTTATAATTTTTTAGAGGAAGTGTTATATAGGGTAAAGAGTATTGATGGTACGTTAAAGGTGCTAAGTCAAAGCCAATTAAGTGTAGAGGACAAAATTGAACAAGTGAGTCTTATTGAAGAAATTAAACATGAAATCATCTCTCATGATTTAATAAAAGAATCATTAGCAGATGCTTTGAGTAAGAAAAACAATACACATAGTTGGCAGTTGAAATTAATAGAGAAGATGCATAAAAGCACCAGCGCTATTCCTGTTGATTTGGTAAAATCTTTGTCAAAAGCTAAAATTGAATGTCAAAATTTATGGAAGCTGTCTCGTTCTGAAGCTAGTAACTTAGTGAAGCTAAAAGAACGCTTTTCTGATCTAATTAAACTTGTTCGTGAAGCAGCTTCTGCTAAATCGAAACAATTAAAATGTTCAAAATACGATTCACTTCTTGCTGATTATGACTCAGATATAACAGAAAAAGAAATAAAGGAGATCTTTCCTCAAGTGGGCAAATTCTTTAGTGAAAGTGTAGGAAAAATAATTGAAAAGCAGAAGAAGGATAAAGCCACTAATATACAAAAAATTGCTGCTCAAAAGCAGGTTGAACTTGGTTCAGTATGTTTACAACAAATAGGTATTGAGTTAAATGAGGTTCGCATCCCTTATGATTATGTTAGTTCGCCTATAGATTACAATGAATCTGACTTTTGTTACGGTTTATTCTCGCTTTTGCGGTATAGTGGCTATGGTATTTTTCAAAAATATTTAGCACAAAACCATATAAGTAACCAAATAACAGGGTGCGTTATGTATGAAACTCAAGGACTGTTTATGGAAAGGATGATTGGGTCATCCAGAGAATTTACTGAGTTTATTCAGCCGCACATAAAGGAGAAATTTGCTATAAAAGGCAAAATTGGTGCGAAAGCCATCAGTGCTGAGAATTTGTATTTGATTTTCAATAAAGTAAATCTTTCCTCCTCTTTAAAGAATGCAGATGAATTCACTTTGTTGGCGCATATTATGCTGAGAACTAAGCTAGAGCAAGATATAATAAATGGTAAATTAGAAGTTAAGGATCTACATGAGGCATGGCTAGAAGGGACAAAGCACTATAAAATTCCAGTTAAAGCTGAAAATGAGTTAGATACTTATTTTCAAGATGAATATTGGGTAAGTGGTGTTATAGGTTATTTTCCACTTAAAATTATAGCTTTAATTGCTGTTGTGCAGATTTTTTCTTTCATTAAAAAGAATCATTATGAATCTTTAAGTGCTATAATAAAAGGAGATTTTAGTTTACTTATCAGCTGGTTATCTCAAAATGTATACAGTGCAAAGTGTAGCATTTTAGATTTGTTGAAAAATGTGACAGGCAAGAGCTTAGATGTTGAGTGCTATACTGATTACATGTCTGAAAAGTATGGTTTATCTGAGTAG
- a CDS encoding OmpA family protein, with amino-acid sequence MWSKLIVMCCFCLLLTGVSSCPKKGVNVINKMNPVVKQVGDKVSDKKVFFGYDESKITEASADILLDVVEILQNNPDAKVILTGHTDIRGSHEYNLALGARRADAAKKFIVNCTPYLEKRIRTASKGETEPSVHIKDDTRNSKYEKEHAKNRRVEISFSGIKK; translated from the coding sequence ATGTGGAGTAAGCTGATTGTTATGTGCTGTTTTTGTTTGCTACTTACTGGGGTAAGTTCTTGCCCAAAGAAAGGAGTAAATGTAATAAATAAAATGAATCCTGTTGTTAAGCAAGTGGGTGACAAAGTAAGTGATAAAAAAGTTTTCTTTGGTTATGATGAATCTAAGATCACTGAAGCAAGTGCTGATATATTGCTCGATGTAGTTGAAATTTTACAAAACAATCCTGATGCAAAAGTTATTTTGACAGGTCATACTGACATTCGTGGTTCTCATGAATATAACCTTGCTTTGGGAGCTAGAAGAGCAGATGCAGCTAAAAAATTCATAGTTAACTGCACACCTTATTTGGAAAAAAGAATAAGAACTGCTTCTAAAGGTGAAACTGAGCCTTCAGTTCACATAAAAGATGATACTAGAAATTCTAAGTATGAAAAAGAGCACGCTAAAAACCGTAGAGTAGAAATTTCATTTTCTGGAATAAAAAAATAG